From a single Stackebrandtia endophytica genomic region:
- the rimI gene encoding ribosomal protein S18-alanine N-acetyltransferase, which yields MEQEERAIADHAGDIVHIEQLRWWHIDELIPIELELFGNEAWSRGMFWSELAAGHYYRAALDGDRVVGYAGLAVAGDEAWVNNIAVAGRAQRRGIGATLLRDLIDEATRRGCYQIALEVATDNHPAQAMYDAFGFEAAGVRRGYYQPSNKDALIMIKPLKR from the coding sequence GTGGAACAGGAGGAACGCGCCATCGCCGATCACGCTGGTGACATCGTGCACATCGAACAGTTGCGTTGGTGGCACATCGACGAACTGATTCCGATCGAGCTCGAACTGTTCGGCAACGAGGCGTGGAGCCGGGGCATGTTCTGGTCGGAGCTCGCCGCCGGCCACTACTACCGGGCCGCACTCGACGGGGACCGCGTCGTCGGCTACGCGGGCCTCGCCGTAGCCGGCGATGAGGCGTGGGTCAACAACATCGCCGTCGCCGGTCGCGCTCAACGACGCGGCATCGGTGCGACCCTCCTGCGCGACCTCATCGACGAGGCGACCCGGCGCGGTTGCTACCAGATCGCTCTGGAGGTGGCCACCGACAACCATCCGGCGCAGGCGATGTACGACGCCTTCGGATTCGAGGCCGCCGGAGTCAGGCGCGGTTACTACCAACCGAGCAATAAGGACGCCTTGATCATGATCAAACCGTTGAAGCGGTGA